The following coding sequences are from one Streptomyces angustmyceticus window:
- a CDS encoding leucyl aminopeptidase — protein sequence MTALTLSTSSAATVRADAVVVGVAKGAKGVVVAPGAEAVDKAFGGKLAAVLETLGASGAEGEVTKLPAADGLKAPVVLAVGLGEAPGKDEDYDTEALRRAAGSAARALTGTKKAGFALPVEDAEAAAAVGEGALLGAYSFTAFRSNGNGQGAKKNDAKSAPLAEAAILGGKPRDKEFKAAAERAQALAAEINRARDLINMPSNALDPKTFAAEAQAAAKEFGLKVEVLDEKALKKGGYGGLMGVGQGSEAPPRLVRIAHTHPKADKTLALVGKGITYDSGGISLKPAGHNETMKCDMSGAAAVFAAVVAAARLGLRVNVTGWLALAENMPSGSATRPGDVLTMYSGKTVEVLNTDAEGRLVLADALTRASEETPDAIVDVATLTGAMVLALGNRTFGIMANDDAFRTSIHEIAEEVGEQSWPMPMPSELRKGMDSPVADIANMGERMGGGLVAGLFLKEFVGEGITWAHLDIAGPAFHEGAPWGYTPKGGTGSAVRTLVRLAERTAAGDLG from the coding sequence GTGACTGCACTGACCCTCAGTACTTCTTCCGCCGCAACGGTGCGTGCGGATGCCGTCGTCGTCGGCGTGGCCAAGGGCGCCAAGGGCGTCGTTGTCGCCCCCGGCGCCGAGGCCGTGGACAAGGCCTTCGGCGGCAAGCTCGCCGCCGTGCTGGAGACCCTCGGCGCAAGTGGTGCCGAGGGCGAGGTGACCAAGCTGCCCGCCGCCGACGGCCTCAAGGCTCCGGTCGTGCTGGCGGTCGGCCTCGGCGAGGCACCGGGCAAGGACGAGGACTACGACACCGAGGCGCTGCGGCGCGCGGCGGGCAGCGCCGCCCGCGCGCTGACCGGCACCAAGAAGGCCGGCTTCGCGCTGCCCGTCGAGGACGCCGAGGCGGCCGCGGCGGTCGGCGAGGGCGCGCTGCTCGGCGCGTACTCCTTCACCGCCTTCCGCAGCAACGGCAACGGACAGGGCGCCAAGAAGAACGACGCCAAGTCGGCGCCGCTGGCGGAGGCCGCGATCCTCGGCGGCAAGCCGCGCGACAAGGAGTTCAAGGCCGCCGCCGAGCGCGCCCAGGCGCTGGCCGCGGAGATCAACCGCGCCCGCGACCTGATCAACATGCCGTCCAACGCCCTGGACCCGAAGACCTTCGCGGCCGAGGCGCAGGCCGCGGCCAAGGAGTTCGGCCTCAAGGTCGAGGTGCTGGACGAGAAGGCGCTCAAGAAGGGCGGCTACGGCGGCCTGATGGGCGTCGGCCAGGGCTCGGAGGCCCCGCCGCGGCTGGTGCGGATCGCGCACACCCACCCCAAGGCCGACAAGACCCTGGCGCTGGTCGGCAAGGGCATCACCTACGACTCGGGCGGCATCTCGCTCAAGCCGGCCGGCCACAACGAGACCATGAAGTGCGACATGAGCGGTGCCGCCGCGGTGTTCGCCGCGGTCGTGGCCGCCGCCCGCCTCGGCCTGCGGGTGAACGTCACCGGCTGGCTGGCGCTCGCCGAGAACATGCCGTCCGGCTCCGCCACCCGCCCCGGTGACGTGCTGACCATGTACAGCGGCAAGACCGTCGAGGTCCTCAACACCGACGCCGAGGGCCGCCTGGTGCTGGCCGACGCCCTGACCCGCGCCTCGGAGGAGACCCCGGACGCGATCGTGGACGTCGCCACCCTGACCGGCGCGATGGTGCTGGCGCTGGGCAACCGCACCTTCGGGATCATGGCGAACGACGACGCTTTCCGTACCTCGATCCACGAGATCGCGGAGGAGGTCGGCGAGCAGTCCTGGCCGATGCCGATGCCGTCCGAGCTGCGCAAGGGCATGGACTCCCCGGTCGCCGACATCGCCAACATGGGCGAGCGGATGGGCGGCGGCCTGGTCGCCGGCCTCTTCCTGAAGGAGTTCGTCGGCGAGGGCATCACCTGGGCCCACCTCGACATCGCGGGCCCCGCCTTCCACGAGGGCGCGCCCTGGGGCTACACCCCCAAGGGCGGCACGGGATCCGCGGTGCGCACCCTGGTGCGGCTGGCGGAGCGCACCGCCGCGGGCGACCTGGGCTGA